A genome region from Triticum aestivum cultivar Chinese Spring chromosome 2B, IWGSC CS RefSeq v2.1, whole genome shotgun sequence includes the following:
- the LOC123045790 gene encoding uncharacterized protein, whose translation MAMVASTSIAYHKPRLSVVCRKKDRDRELEREKEHKYPFKVVEITPPPRCLGVRCFPTNIHCGESVTIEGQAYTVSAVTHRYQLRKGRYEPSEKRLDVLSTGRYILNLYLDNLLDKS comes from the exons ATGGCCATGGTCGCCTCCACCTCCATCGCTTACCACAAG CCGCGTTTGTCGGTGGTGTGCAGGAAGAAGGACCGGGACAGGGAGCTGGAGCGGGAGAAGGAGCACAAGTACCCCTTCAAGGTCGTCGAGATCACGCCGCCGCCGCGATGCCTCGGCGTCCGCTGCTTCCCCACG AACATCCACTGCGGAGAGAGCGTGACGATCGAAGGGCAGGCGTACACCGTGTCGGCGGTGACGCACCGGTACCAGCTGCGCAAGGGGCGGTACGAGCCGAGCGAGAAGCGCCTCGACGTCCTCTCCACCGGCAGATACATCCTCAACCTCTACCtcgacaacctcctcgacaagTCCTAG